The genomic DNA CGTTTTACGCTCCTGGACGGCAAGAGTCGCCAGCGCTGCGCTTTGCTTGTGGACTTCAACCATGCGTTGAAGGTCGATAGTGCTGATGACATCAACGTTGTGAAGGATAAACGGCTCGTCCGTACCTTCGCCAAGGAACCATGCGGCTTTTTTCAGGCCGCCACCGGTATCAAGCAAAACATCTTCGCGGGAAAACTCAATGTGCATGCCGAAATTACCGGCGGCTTTTACGCGATCAATGACCATGTCAGCATAGTGATGCACGTTGATGATCACGTCGTGAATGCCGAAATCGCGCAACCGCGCGAGCGTGATTTCCAGCAGCGTGCGTCGGCAGACTTCAACCAATGCTTTAGGGCGATCGTTGGTCAGCGGACGCAGCCGCGTGCCCAGGCCGGCGGCCAGCACCATGGCTTTCATCGGCCCATTTTCTCCAACTCGATATGGCGCAGCACTACTTCCACTCCATCATTGGCGCGCAGATGTTTGGCCAGTTGCTCTGCCAGATACACGGAGCGATGTTGCCCGCCAGTGCAGCCGAAAGATGCTGTGAGGCTCTTGAAGCCGCGGCTCTGGTAAT from Terriglobia bacterium includes the following:
- a CDS encoding nucleotidyltransferase family protein codes for the protein MKAMVLAAGLGTRLRPLTNDRPKALVEVCRRTLLEITLARLRDFGIHDVIINVHHYADMVIDRVKAAGNFGMHIEFSREDVLLDTGGGLKKAAWFLGEGTDEPFILHNVDVISTIDLQRMVEVHKQSAALATLAVQERKTSRYLLFDEQVNLCGRRLVKEERTEIVRASAQMTERAFAGVHVISPRIFPLLTEDGIFSIVPAYLRLAAQGEKIQAFRADEYYWRDLGKPENIQQAEQDIKANMVR